The window CGCCATGAGAACGAGATCGGCGGCACGACCGACGTGGCGGATCGGCTCGAATTCGCGGACCGCAGGACGACCAAGGCCATCGACGGCGTCGAGGTCGTCGGCTGGTTCACCGAAGACTTCACCCTGGCCGAACTGAAGACCCTGCGCGCCCGCGAGCGCCTGCCTTTGCTGCGGCCTGGCAACACCGACTGGGACAACCGGGAGCCCATCCTGACCTTCGACGAGGTCGTCGCCCTCGCCCGCGAGGAAAGCGTCCGCTCCGGCCGCATCATCGGAGTTGCGCCGGAGTTGAAGCACCCCTCCTATTTCGCCGGTATCGGCCTGCCGATGGAGGACGCCTTCGTCGCCGCGCTGGAGCGTCACGGCCTGACCGGCGCCGACGCCCCCATCCTGATCCAGTGTTTCGAGATCGGGCCGCTGCAACGACTAAGGGGCCGCATCGACGCGCCCCTGCTGCAACTGATGAGCGTCTCGGGCGGCCCCGCCGACCGTCCCGACCTGACCTACGCCGCGATGAGCACGCCTGAGGGCCTTGGCGCCATCGCCGCCTACGCCGACGCCATCGGGGTCGAGACCGGGCTGATCCTGCCGCGCGACGACATGGCCCGCAGCCTGCCCCCTACCGCGCTGGTCGAGGACGCTCACGCGGCGGGGCTGAAGGTCGTGGTCTGGACCTTCCGCGCCGAAAACGTCTTCCTGCCAATGGAGCGCCGCCGGGGCGACGCCCCCGCCGACCATGGCGACCTCGACGACTATCTGAAGGCCTTCTACGCCCTCGGCATCGACGCCGTGTTCAGCGACTTTCCAGGCGCGGCGGTCGCGGCGCGCTAGACCTCACGCCTCCTGGAACTGCAGCTTGGCCAGACGCGCATAGAGTCCGCCGCGCGCCGTCAGCTCGGCGTGCGTGCCCTCCTCGACCACCTTGCCGCCGTCCATGACGACGATGCGGTCAGCCCGCAGCACGGTGGCCAGACGGTGGGCGATGACCAGAGTGGTGCGCGCCTCCATGGCCTGATCCAGAGCCGCCTGCACCAGACGCTCGTTCTCGGCGTCAAGCGCGCTGGTAGCCTCGTCCAGCAGCAGGATCGGGGCTTCGCGGACCAGGGCCCGCGCGATGGCCAGACGCTGGCGTTGACCGCCCGACAGGCTCTTGCCGCGTTCGCCCAGAGGCGTGTCGAAGCCTTGCGGCAGGGCTTCGATGAAGCCAAGCGCCTGAGCTTCGTCGGCGACCATGCGCGCCTCGGCCAGGCTTGCCGCCTCGCGGCCGAAGCGGATGTTCTCCAGCGCCGAGCCCGAAAACAGGGGCGCCTCCTGCGACACCCAGGCGAAACGATCGCGCACCTCGACCGGATCGGCCGAACGCACGTCCACCCCGTCCACCGAGACCAGACCCGACTGCGGATCATAGAAGCGCAGCAGCAGGCGGAAGACCGTCGACTTGCCCGCGCCCGACGGCCCGACAAGAGCCACGGTTTCGCCCGGACGCACGGTCAGGCTGAAACCCTTCAGCGCCGGCAGATCGGGACGGCCCGGATAGGCGAAGTCCACCGCCGACATCGACACCTCGCCCAACGGCGGCTGCGGCAGGGCCACGGGGTTGGCGGGCGGCGCGATAGCCGGCACGGCGCGCATCAGCTCGTCGATCCTCTCCATAGCCCCGGCGGCCTTCTGCACATCGCCCCAGCTTTCGCCCAGCGCGCCGACGGCCCCGGCGGCGAAGACCGACAGCAGAACGAACTGCAGCAGGGCGCCCGGCGACATGGTCCCGGCGATCACGTCCTGCGCCCCCAGCCACAGCACCAGGGTGACGCCGCCGAACATGACGGTGATGATCATGGCCGTCATCACCGCCCGCGCCCGCATGCGGGTCAGAGAGACGCCGAAGGCCTCCTCCACCGCCGCGCCGAAACGGCCGATGGCGCTCTTTTCGCGGCCAAAGGCCTGGACCGTCTCGATGGCGTCCACGCTCTCGCCGGCGAAACCGACAGCATTGGCGAAGGTGTCCTGCGACCTGACCGTCAGCTTGCGCACCTGACGGCCGAAGATGAACAGCGGCACGATCAGCACCGGCACGATCAGCAGGACGAAGCCGGTCAGCTTGGGGCTGACGAAGAAGAGCAGGATGACCCCGCCGATCAGGGTGAAGAAGTTTCGCAGGGCATAGCTGACCGAGGTGGTC of the Brevundimonas pondensis genome contains:
- a CDS encoding glycerophosphodiester phosphodiesterase — protein: MSAPLSPVVAKVIAHRGASGERPEHTASAYQLAVEQGADFIEPDLVMTRDGHFVVRHENEIGGTTDVADRLEFADRRTTKAIDGVEVVGWFTEDFTLAELKTLRARERLPLLRPGNTDWDNREPILTFDEVVALAREESVRSGRIIGVAPELKHPSYFAGIGLPMEDAFVAALERHGLTGADAPILIQCFEIGPLQRLRGRIDAPLLQLMSVSGGPADRPDLTYAAMSTPEGLGAIAAYADAIGVETGLILPRDDMARSLPPTALVEDAHAAGLKVVVWTFRAENVFLPMERRRGDAPADHGDLDDYLKAFYALGIDAVFSDFPGAAVAAR
- a CDS encoding ABC transporter transmembrane domain-containing protein yields the protein MTQVSSPSVPQDAAARGRPGAGALLAEQMEEAGGKRAKTRNIRPLAQLLPFMMRHRLDAAIAGLWLIGSTVASLALTATARGAIDNGFENGGRDINTWFLILGGNALILGLATAFRYFYVTKTGERVIADLRTALFKRILTLDPVFFAHMRTGEVLSRLTTDIQLVDTLLTTSVSYALRNFFTLIGGVILLFFVSPKLTGFVLLIVPVLIVPLFIFGRQVRKLTVRSQDTFANAVGFAGESVDAIETVQAFGREKSAIGRFGAAVEEAFGVSLTRMRARAVMTAMIITVMFGGVTLVLWLGAQDVIAGTMSPGALLQFVLLSVFAAGAVGALGESWGDVQKAAGAMERIDELMRAVPAIAPPANPVALPQPPLGEVSMSAVDFAYPGRPDLPALKGFSLTVRPGETVALVGPSGAGKSTVFRLLLRFYDPQSGLVSVDGVDVRSADPVEVRDRFAWVSQEAPLFSGSALENIRFGREAASLAEARMVADEAQALGFIEALPQGFDTPLGERGKSLSGGQRQRLAIARALVREAPILLLDEATSALDAENERLVQAALDQAMEARTTLVIAHRLATVLRADRIVVMDGGKVVEEGTHAELTARGGLYARLAKLQFQEA